The Fulvivirga ligni genome window below encodes:
- a CDS encoding RagB/SusD family nutrient uptake outer membrane protein, with amino-acid sequence MKKLINHKTLIASIFIITALFSCTELEDESFNNIVSKDFTPTTEQEIASIVGSTYVAWRQTFLLWNGVWRSQEVSADQIVIPARPNGWVDGGVYRRIHEHNWTALEDNVFQGWNRTYAGITNCNRVIYQIESDILPLGENAASTLAELRVLRASYYYILIDLYGNVPIVTDFDVPEGFLPEQKSREGVYQFVVKEILDNIDMLSEANDGTTYARFNKWAAYTLLAKIYLNAEVYTGIEQWGKCIEACDAVINSGAGYILEPDQKNVFVTENEGSKEIIFALPIDETYTTDWNAFDVHMQSLQPANQATYKLLFSPWGGMCAIPQFIDTFDPEDSRLTQNFIYGQQYSASGEMLMGTLGASSGQPLAYINELPGVDQSEEIHGYRFGKFEIEVGSSNILNNDFPLFRYADVLMMKAECLLRNGKADEAAQIVSQVRERSFKANPSKATVTGDQLMQGSVYDYGLRNHLETTAEGGADVEYGRFLDELAWEFNQEGRRRQDMIRFGVYTTKSWLSHSASADYKKLYPIPQTEINNNINLGQNFGYD; translated from the coding sequence ATGAAAAAGTTAATTAATCATAAAACACTTATAGCTAGTATCTTCATAATTACAGCCCTTTTTTCTTGTACTGAGCTGGAAGATGAAAGCTTCAATAATATAGTTTCCAAAGATTTTACACCCACCACTGAGCAGGAGATTGCCTCAATTGTAGGATCTACCTATGTGGCCTGGAGACAGACCTTTTTGCTATGGAATGGTGTATGGCGCAGTCAGGAAGTATCTGCAGACCAGATAGTGATACCCGCACGCCCTAATGGCTGGGTAGATGGTGGTGTTTACAGACGGATACATGAACATAATTGGACAGCTCTCGAAGATAATGTATTCCAAGGCTGGAATAGAACTTATGCAGGTATTACTAACTGTAACAGAGTTATTTATCAGATAGAATCAGACATTTTGCCTTTAGGTGAAAATGCGGCTTCTACCTTGGCAGAGCTCAGAGTGCTAAGGGCTTCATATTATTACATTCTTATAGATTTGTATGGAAATGTGCCCATAGTTACAGACTTTGATGTGCCTGAAGGCTTTTTACCTGAGCAGAAAAGTAGAGAAGGGGTATATCAGTTTGTAGTGAAGGAAATACTGGATAACATAGATATGCTTAGCGAGGCAAACGATGGCACCACCTATGCCAGGTTTAATAAATGGGCGGCCTATACCTTATTAGCTAAGATTTACCTAAATGCAGAAGTTTACACAGGCATCGAGCAGTGGGGCAAATGCATAGAGGCGTGTGATGCTGTGATTAATTCTGGCGCTGGCTATATCTTGGAGCCTGATCAGAAAAATGTTTTTGTAACAGAAAACGAAGGATCAAAGGAAATAATTTTCGCGCTTCCTATAGATGAAACATACACCACCGATTGGAATGCTTTTGATGTACATATGCAATCTTTACAACCGGCAAATCAGGCCACTTATAAACTGCTCTTTAGCCCTTGGGGTGGTATGTGTGCCATTCCACAGTTCATAGATACATTTGACCCCGAAGACAGCCGACTGACTCAAAACTTTATCTATGGGCAGCAGTACTCCGCTAGTGGAGAAATGCTTATGGGAACGTTAGGAGCCTCAAGCGGCCAGCCTTTGGCCTATATTAATGAGCTACCTGGAGTAGATCAATCAGAAGAAATTCATGGCTATCGTTTTGGCAAGTTTGAAATAGAAGTAGGCTCATCCAATATTCTGAATAATGACTTTCCATTATTCAGATATGCAGATGTACTCATGATGAAAGCTGAGTGTCTGCTAAGAAACGGTAAAGCTGATGAAGCAGCTCAGATAGTATCTCAGGTGAGAGAGAGAAGCTTCAAGGCTAATCCCTCCAAAGCTACCGTTACCGGTGATCAGCTAATGCAAGGAAGCGTGTATGATTATGGCCTTAGAAACCACTTGGAGACTACCGCAGAAGGTGGTGCCGATGTAGAGTACGGACGCTTTTTAGATGAGCTGGCCTGGGAGTTTAACCAGGAGGGCCGCAGAAGACAAGATATGATCAGATTTGGAGTGTATACTACCAAATCTTGGTTGTCTCATTCAGCCAGTGCTGATTACAAAAAGCTTTATCCTATTCCACAGACGGAAATCAATAACAATATCAATTTGGGGCAGAACTTCGGATATGATTAA
- a CDS encoding arabinan endo-1,5-alpha-L-arabinosidase yields MKPSISYKLILFALAWAMLFSCKEDKPGSNPDPEPDTTTVSTDFDPGTITDTYGAIASGPSSLWGPYNVHDPSILKDGDFYYCYSTDVAYGQAVVFGTTAGHQIRRSEDLLEWKYRGTAFGKYPPKAEGFIKANGGEPVENLWAPYILKHNNEYRLYYSLASSIGRLSAIGLGVANSPDGPFIERDTVVTSYGDNSQHTNAIDPTIVTTPDGDQWMAYGSSWDGIWMLELDPDTGLPKNPGSNGQKIAHRGFTNNTINGNIEGAEIIYNQQFDKYYMFIAYDWLATKYNVRVVRADHPEGPYYDFNGADAIDYQDNAPMILAPYNFKGHSGWQGVSHPAVFSDGNNQYFIAHQGRPVVDPAFMVLHVRKIHWTEDGWPIVSPERYAEVEQTEIAEEDIAGGWEQIILGYQVVPGFGNEQLSPDLQSAFDLTINADGSLNDDAGTWTWEAPWLIMTWNNGFTDKVHVEWARDWENQVEKTLVFTGLNNDGTSIWGKKIN; encoded by the coding sequence ATGAAACCTAGCATATCATATAAATTAATCCTTTTTGCTTTGGCTTGGGCCATGCTTTTTTCCTGTAAGGAAGATAAACCGGGTAGTAATCCTGATCCGGAACCAGATACTACCACCGTATCAACAGATTTTGATCCCGGTACTATTACAGATACTTATGGAGCAATTGCTTCAGGGCCATCTTCTTTGTGGGGACCCTACAATGTTCATGATCCATCTATATTGAAGGATGGCGATTTTTATTATTGCTACTCTACTGATGTTGCCTATGGACAAGCTGTGGTATTTGGTACTACTGCGGGGCACCAGATCAGAAGATCAGAAGATCTTTTAGAATGGAAATATAGAGGAACTGCTTTTGGTAAATATCCACCTAAAGCTGAGGGTTTTATTAAGGCTAATGGAGGTGAACCCGTGGAGAACTTATGGGCACCTTATATCTTAAAGCATAATAATGAATATCGCCTGTATTATTCTTTAGCTTCATCCATTGGCAGGCTTAGTGCGATAGGTCTCGGCGTAGCCAACAGCCCTGATGGTCCCTTTATAGAGAGAGATACTGTGGTAACATCTTACGGGGATAACAGCCAGCATACCAATGCCATTGACCCAACCATAGTGACTACTCCTGATGGAGATCAATGGATGGCCTACGGCTCTTCCTGGGATGGTATATGGATGTTGGAGCTGGATCCTGATACCGGATTACCTAAAAATCCGGGTAGTAATGGTCAGAAAATAGCACACCGTGGCTTTACCAATAACACCATCAATGGGAATATTGAGGGAGCAGAGATTATTTACAATCAGCAGTTTGATAAGTACTACATGTTTATCGCTTATGATTGGCTGGCTACAAAATATAATGTGAGGGTGGTGAGAGCTGATCATCCTGAAGGACCATACTATGATTTTAATGGGGCGGATGCCATTGATTATCAGGATAATGCGCCAATGATTTTAGCTCCGTATAATTTTAAAGGGCACAGCGGCTGGCAAGGAGTATCTCATCCCGCTGTATTTTCGGATGGCAATAATCAATATTTTATCGCTCATCAGGGAAGGCCAGTAGTAGACCCTGCTTTCATGGTGCTGCATGTTCGCAAAATTCATTGGACAGAAGATGGATGGCCCATAGTGTCGCCAGAGCGCTATGCAGAGGTGGAGCAAACTGAAATTGCAGAGGAAGACATTGCCGGTGGCTGGGAACAGATCATTCTAGGTTATCAGGTAGTGCCTGGGTTTGGAAATGAGCAGTTGTCTCCAGATTTACAAAGCGCCTTTGATCTGACGATAAATGCTGATGGATCGCTTAATGATGATGCCGGCACATGGACCTGGGAAGCCCCATGGCTCATCATGACCTGGAATAATGGTTTTACTGACAAAGTTCATGTAGAGTGGGCGCGCGATTGGGAGAATCAGGTGGAAAAAACGCTGGTTTTTACCGGCCTGAATAATGATGGTACGTCCATCTGGGGTAAAAAAATCAATTAA
- a CDS encoding RagB/SusD family nutrient uptake outer membrane protein: MKILKYYIALVLLIMMAPACDDKLELTNPNSQTADTFWKNQDQAIAAVNATYTGFITDGGYMRMFPALTDGRGDDFRGDSPWPDLVQVANFTILQTSGPVRWIWEAHYQIVFRANQVIAYVPGIEMDDDLKNRLLGQAYFLRGMAFFNLANTYKEIPIVTELPQSTDDYYPATDTEQVIWEQIFSDFEMAKSMLPVSYSNVSGPDQGQLGRATKGAATGMLGKALLYRQEWTRAINEFKLLVDGPELNIYSLVPEYRDNFKPFNENNSESLFEIQFADPNTVGGTIYNYGGDPNANWKQVNSIGHTYAMEGFGYSDFLPTTWIYEEFRKEKTVDDKYDPRMYTTIASYEAGVSETAYGGPWINPQDKIYPRKYTHDGIEGFTNENNGTENSGINYRILRYADVLLMYAEALNEDERTAEAYPYIQQVRDRANLPDLAATKPNMTKAQMREQLAHERALELAIESIRIHDIIRWGWLYDDAKLAELRTHDPDFDTWRPGHEYLPIPQEDLDSNPNLSPNPAN, encoded by the coding sequence ATGAAAATATTAAAATATTACATAGCACTGGTGCTGCTAATAATGATGGCACCAGCCTGTGACGATAAATTAGAATTGACTAACCCCAATAGTCAGACTGCGGATACCTTTTGGAAGAATCAAGATCAGGCAATAGCCGCAGTTAATGCTACCTATACCGGATTTATTACCGATGGTGGTTATATGAGAATGTTCCCTGCTCTAACAGATGGTAGGGGCGATGATTTCCGAGGAGATAGTCCATGGCCAGATCTGGTACAGGTGGCTAATTTCACCATTTTGCAAACTTCAGGACCAGTGCGCTGGATATGGGAGGCTCATTATCAGATAGTATTCAGAGCTAATCAGGTGATAGCTTATGTTCCTGGTATTGAGATGGATGATGACCTTAAAAACAGACTTTTAGGACAAGCATATTTTCTAAGAGGAATGGCCTTTTTTAACTTGGCCAATACTTACAAAGAAATTCCTATTGTAACTGAACTACCTCAATCCACAGATGACTATTATCCTGCTACAGATACTGAACAGGTGATCTGGGAGCAGATATTTTCTGATTTTGAAATGGCTAAGTCTATGCTTCCAGTATCTTACTCTAATGTGTCCGGCCCGGATCAGGGTCAATTGGGGAGAGCTACAAAGGGTGCTGCCACTGGCATGTTAGGTAAGGCTTTGCTTTACAGGCAAGAATGGACCAGAGCCATTAATGAGTTTAAGTTATTGGTAGACGGACCAGAATTAAATATTTACAGCCTGGTGCCGGAGTACAGAGATAATTTTAAGCCTTTTAATGAGAATAACTCCGAGTCATTGTTTGAAATTCAATTTGCTGATCCGAACACCGTAGGTGGTACCATCTATAACTATGGTGGAGATCCGAATGCTAACTGGAAGCAGGTGAACTCCATTGGTCATACTTATGCTATGGAAGGCTTTGGTTATTCAGACTTTCTACCCACTACCTGGATCTATGAAGAATTTAGGAAAGAGAAAACAGTAGATGATAAATATGATCCCAGGATGTATACAACTATTGCTTCTTATGAAGCAGGCGTTTCAGAAACAGCTTACGGTGGCCCATGGATAAATCCACAGGATAAGATTTACCCTAGAAAATATACTCACGATGGTATTGAAGGCTTCACTAATGAGAACAACGGTACCGAAAACTCAGGGATCAATTATCGAATTTTAAGATATGCAGATGTGCTGCTCATGTATGCCGAAGCTTTAAATGAAGACGAGAGAACTGCTGAAGCTTACCCATATATTCAACAGGTGAGAGACCGCGCCAATTTACCTGATCTGGCGGCTACAAAACCTAATATGACTAAAGCACAAATGAGAGAGCAGCTGGCTCATGAGCGCGCTTTGGAGTTGGCAATTGAAAGCATTCGCATCCATGATATTATCCGCTGGGGATGGTTGTATGATGATGCTAAGCTGGCTGAATTGCGTACGCATGATCCTGACTTTGATACCTGGAGACCAGGCCATGAATACCTGCCTATTCCTCAGGAAGATTTAGATTCTAATCCTAACCTAAGCCCAAATCCGGCTAATTAG
- a CDS encoding alpha-N-arabinofuranosidase, whose translation MKSNFLYLNLIIAFFAVGLAHGQEATVKLQPADNAPVINKHIYGHFAEHLGRCIYGGFYVGEGNTKIPNTNGVRNDIIEALKELQIPNLRWPGGCFADTYHWKDGIGPKADRPTMVNRWWGGVTEDNSFGTHDFLNMCEEIGAEPYLAANVGSGTVKELTDWVQYVGHEGGSPMSKLRLENGRKEPWDVTFWGVGNEMWGCGGNMTPEYYANLYKQYATFMTDWSNSDSLFRIASGANVADYHWTEVLMRDIPKNLIEGVALHSYSFVEWHKKGSATAFDEAQYFSTMQTALKMDELVTKHSAIMDKYDPEKRIALVVDEWGGWYNVEEGTNPGFLYQQNTMRDAMIAGTTLNIFNNHSERVRMANLAQTVNVLQAVILTDGEKMLLTPTYYVLNMYKVHHDATLIPVDLKTADYQFNGEKLPAVSVSASKDKNGAVHITLVNIDAAKSQSVTINLGNIDGKNLTGQILQSDKLQNHNTFDQPNAIQPTDFKDFKHKKNELTVKLPAFSVVMLEIK comes from the coding sequence ATGAAATCAAACTTCTTATACTTAAACCTAATCATAGCTTTTTTTGCAGTGGGCCTGGCTCATGGGCAGGAGGCCACTGTAAAACTTCAGCCTGCAGATAATGCTCCGGTTATTAATAAGCACATTTATGGCCATTTTGCCGAGCACTTGGGCAGATGCATTTATGGAGGTTTCTACGTGGGCGAAGGAAACACCAAAATCCCTAATACTAATGGAGTTAGAAATGACATTATTGAGGCTCTTAAAGAACTTCAAATCCCTAATTTAAGATGGCCAGGTGGTTGCTTTGCAGATACTTACCATTGGAAAGATGGCATCGGTCCGAAAGCAGATAGACCTACCATGGTGAACCGCTGGTGGGGCGGGGTGACGGAAGATAATAGTTTCGGTACCCATGACTTTCTAAATATGTGCGAAGAAATAGGTGCAGAACCTTACCTGGCAGCCAATGTAGGAAGCGGAACAGTAAAAGAGCTTACCGACTGGGTGCAATATGTAGGTCATGAAGGTGGAAGCCCAATGTCTAAATTAAGATTGGAAAATGGGCGTAAAGAACCATGGGACGTTACCTTCTGGGGAGTTGGTAATGAAATGTGGGGCTGCGGTGGCAATATGACGCCTGAATATTATGCTAACTTGTATAAGCAATATGCCACCTTTATGACGGATTGGTCTAATAGCGATAGTCTGTTTAGAATAGCTTCCGGAGCTAACGTAGCAGACTATCACTGGACTGAAGTACTCATGCGCGATATACCCAAAAATTTGATAGAAGGAGTGGCACTTCATTCTTACTCATTTGTAGAATGGCATAAGAAAGGTTCTGCCACCGCCTTTGACGAGGCGCAGTATTTTTCTACCATGCAAACCGCATTGAAAATGGATGAATTGGTAACAAAGCACTCGGCTATTATGGATAAGTATGATCCGGAAAAGAGGATAGCTCTGGTAGTAGATGAGTGGGGCGGCTGGTATAATGTGGAAGAGGGAACTAACCCCGGATTTCTTTATCAGCAAAACACTATGCGCGATGCCATGATTGCAGGTACTACCCTGAATATCTTTAACAATCATAGCGAAAGAGTTCGAATGGCTAACCTGGCTCAAACCGTAAATGTGTTGCAGGCCGTTATCCTTACCGATGGTGAGAAAATGTTGCTCACACCTACCTACTATGTGCTAAATATGTACAAGGTGCATCATGATGCCACGCTGATACCTGTAGATCTGAAAACGGCTGATTATCAGTTTAATGGAGAAAAACTGCCGGCGGTTTCAGTATCAGCTTCTAAAGATAAGAATGGAGCCGTTCACATTACTTTGGTAAATATCGATGCAGCTAAAAGCCAGTCGGTAACTATCAATTTGGGTAATATCGACGGTAAAAACCTTACAGGACAAATCCTTCAATCAGATAAATTGCAAAATCACAATACCTTCGATCAGCCAAATGCTATACAACCAACTGATTTTAAAGATTTTAAACATAAAAAGAACGAATTAACGGTGAAGCTACCTGCGTTTTCGGTAGTAATGTTAGAGATAAAATAA
- a CDS encoding SusC/RagA family TonB-linked outer membrane protein codes for MNEKLHLLFRHRFGCISIRLLGMVIMLLLSLPTWAQNDKLISGKVLSADENEPLPGVNIVIKGTLEGTVSGADGSYSLQASSDDVLVFSFVGFATKEVKVGSQSQIDVSLASDFTSLEEVVVVGYGTQQKSDITGSVGIVDADEMKKFATSDVSQLLQGRVSGVQVNSDGQPGAAPSVRIRGFSTFGNAQPLYVIDGVPIGTSPRDFNPNDVESVQVLKDASAGAIYGSRAANGVIIITTKKGKQNTPLKVSYSGYYGIDKVWQIIPVLEREDYQMIVNEVRSNAGLSLLPGNDPNSPVFIDDVNTDWQEKGLKTGSRQNHNINFSGGGQNMTYNVSLDYFDNEGTFVGNGPDYKRYSARINTTTEKGIFKFGQSFYYAHSHENTLTYNSTVLKGSRPPLIIDLVEAVPTQKIYDDNNVGGYGGTEAEIHNVISLNAIGINSMFENYTDVDRILASGYGELALIDNDKHKLKYKLNLSYDKTVAHDFSFIPAFDLGYFFNLENAQMDEGNRTYTTGLVENTLNYSLKLEKHTLDVLVGQMYQNVSFYDAFGHTENLTEPYFPTLNSGSNKSASGGKSESVLSSYLGRINYNYDDRYLLTATIRRDGSSRFAPDYRYGNFPSIALGWRLSNESFLKMPTFIDDVKIRASYGQLGNQNIGDYLYSPYINSNIPYNFNGVKVIGGLQTSVVSERIKWEVKTSTNIGADVSLFNGKVDFSAEYYNSKTEDLLVGVPIPFTVGSVNFRPTVNAGSMRNRGFEFVLGYHKHSGDWNFDISANLSTLKNEVLSLGGNDEPIYGAGSKTEVGSEVGQHFGYEVLGIFQSEAELLEHAEQSAATAPGDIKFKDQLTVDTDGDGVPDAADGIINADDRVYLGSAIPNLTYGLNVSIGYKNFDFTLFTSGASGYKINSRMYRDLMLTTDYINRHEDILDRWTPENTDTDIPRLVSDDPNGNQRDSNRKGFLQDGDYLRINTVSLGYTLPRGLVKGLDNARVYLTCQNLYSFQSYKGYNPDFTSDVFSPGFDFGSFPKPRTIMLGVQLGF; via the coding sequence ATGAATGAAAAATTACACTTACTGTTTAGGCATCGTTTCGGCTGCATTAGCATAAGGCTACTCGGAATGGTGATTATGCTACTATTATCATTACCCACCTGGGCACAAAATGATAAGCTCATCAGCGGTAAAGTTCTTTCTGCTGATGAAAACGAACCTCTACCCGGAGTAAATATCGTCATTAAGGGTACGCTTGAAGGCACTGTTTCAGGAGCTGATGGCAGCTATTCTTTACAAGCTTCATCTGATGATGTGCTGGTATTTTCTTTTGTCGGCTTTGCCACTAAGGAGGTAAAAGTAGGATCGCAATCTCAAATAGATGTTTCTTTAGCCTCAGATTTCACCTCTTTGGAAGAAGTGGTGGTGGTGGGATATGGTACGCAGCAAAAATCTGATATCACCGGCTCCGTGGGTATTGTGGATGCTGACGAAATGAAAAAGTTTGCTACCAGTGATGTGTCTCAGCTACTACAGGGTCGAGTATCCGGAGTGCAGGTGAATAGCGATGGTCAGCCAGGAGCTGCACCCAGCGTGCGAATTCGGGGTTTTAGTACATTCGGTAATGCTCAACCTCTTTATGTTATTGATGGCGTGCCTATTGGTACATCGCCTCGAGATTTCAATCCAAATGATGTAGAATCTGTGCAGGTACTTAAAGATGCTTCAGCAGGAGCAATTTATGGATCTCGTGCCGCCAACGGAGTGATCATTATTACCACGAAAAAAGGAAAGCAAAATACTCCTTTAAAAGTGAGCTATAGTGGCTATTACGGCATTGATAAAGTTTGGCAGATCATACCAGTATTAGAGCGAGAAGACTATCAGATGATTGTCAACGAAGTGCGATCTAATGCCGGCTTGTCTTTGTTGCCAGGAAATGATCCTAACTCACCGGTCTTTATTGATGACGTAAATACAGACTGGCAAGAGAAAGGGCTGAAAACCGGATCACGACAAAACCATAATATCAATTTTTCTGGCGGTGGTCAGAATATGACTTATAACGTTTCTTTAGATTATTTCGATAATGAAGGCACATTTGTCGGAAACGGACCTGACTACAAACGTTACTCTGCCAGAATAAATACCACTACTGAAAAAGGGATTTTCAAATTTGGTCAGTCCTTTTATTATGCACACTCGCATGAAAATACCCTGACTTATAATTCTACAGTGCTCAAGGGTAGTCGTCCACCATTAATTATTGATCTGGTGGAGGCCGTGCCAACCCAAAAAATCTATGATGACAACAATGTTGGTGGATATGGAGGTACTGAAGCAGAAATTCATAATGTTATTTCGCTGAATGCCATTGGTATCAACAGCATGTTTGAAAATTATACAGATGTAGACCGTATTCTCGCTTCTGGCTATGGAGAGCTGGCACTTATAGATAATGACAAACATAAGTTGAAATACAAGTTGAATCTCAGCTATGATAAAACAGTGGCTCATGATTTCTCTTTTATCCCTGCTTTTGATTTGGGTTATTTCTTTAACCTTGAAAATGCTCAAATGGATGAGGGAAACAGAACTTATACCACCGGCCTTGTGGAAAATACACTTAATTATAGTTTAAAGCTCGAGAAGCATACATTAGATGTTTTGGTTGGTCAGATGTATCAAAATGTGAGTTTTTATGATGCTTTCGGCCACACTGAAAATCTTACAGAGCCATATTTCCCTACTTTAAACAGTGGTTCTAATAAATCAGCGTCGGGAGGTAAAAGCGAAAGTGTGCTTTCATCTTATCTAGGAAGAATTAACTATAATTATGATGACAGATATTTATTAACGGCAACTATTAGAAGAGACGGTTCTTCACGTTTCGCACCGGATTATAGATATGGTAATTTCCCATCCATAGCACTAGGTTGGAGGCTTTCCAATGAGAGCTTCCTGAAGATGCCTACCTTCATTGACGATGTGAAAATTAGAGCCAGCTATGGCCAACTGGGTAATCAAAATATTGGTGACTACCTCTATTCTCCATACATCAACTCTAACATTCCCTATAACTTTAATGGTGTAAAGGTCATAGGCGGCCTGCAAACCAGCGTGGTTTCAGAAAGGATAAAGTGGGAGGTGAAAACTTCTACCAACATTGGGGCGGACGTATCCTTATTTAATGGCAAGGTTGACTTCTCAGCTGAGTACTATAATAGTAAAACAGAAGATCTTTTGGTAGGAGTACCTATTCCATTTACCGTAGGGTCCGTGAACTTCAGGCCTACGGTAAATGCAGGTAGTATGCGAAACCGCGGTTTTGAGTTTGTGCTTGGCTATCATAAACATAGTGGCGATTGGAATTTTGATATATCAGCCAACCTTTCTACGCTGAAAAACGAAGTACTTTCCTTAGGAGGAAACGATGAGCCGATCTACGGCGCCGGATCAAAAACGGAGGTAGGAAGTGAAGTAGGTCAGCATTTTGGATATGAGGTGCTCGGCATTTTCCAGAGTGAGGCAGAACTATTAGAGCATGCTGAGCAAAGTGCAGCTACAGCTCCGGGAGACATCAAATTTAAGGATCAACTTACTGTGGATACTGATGGTGACGGTGTGCCTGATGCTGCCGATGGTATTATAAATGCCGATGACAGAGTGTATTTAGGCAGCGCTATTCCTAATCTGACTTATGGTCTTAACGTTTCCATTGGTTATAAGAACTTTGATTTTACCTTATTTACATCAGGCGCTTCAGGCTACAAGATCAATAGCCGCATGTACAGAGATCTCATGCTTACCACCGATTACATCAACAGGCATGAAGATATCCTGGACCGCTGGACGCCAGAGAATACAGATACTGATATCCCACGATTGGTGTCTGATGATCCTAATGGAAACCAAAGAGACTCTAACCGTAAGGGATTCTTGCAAGATGGTGATTATCTGAGAATTAACACCGTCTCGCTAGGGTATACATTGCCAAGAGGTCTGGTGAAAGGGTTGGATAATGCTCGGGTGTACCTTACCTGTCAGAACCTGTATAGCTTCCAGTCTTACAAAGGTTATAACCCTGATTTTACATCAGATGTATTTTCTCCGGGGTTTGACTTTGGCTCATTTCCAAAGCCCAGAACTATCATGTTAGGCGTTCAGCTAGGTTTTTAA